From a single Lytechinus variegatus isolate NC3 chromosome 9, Lvar_3.0, whole genome shotgun sequence genomic region:
- the LOC121422043 gene encoding serine/arginine repetitive matrix protein 1-like produces MSGFKAKHQALQILQRLASGEKLPGKERNPTFSPRKPGIRNSDDILKEKYNELAELVALQRLEKQAVSSLQKMYVSPPKGERRSRRRRRDGETRTKRKEDNERKESKKQRPMSASSTSSYSSSASFTSRASSMSNSSRSSSMSSRSNVSRSSASSNTSRASTMSNSSRSSTRSKSSSTPKPVERHFVTIVEEEEEEEVVNQDDIKERQVVQFDKDLAQENKEEAERKKEASKRRRQVSFVLETQEKSSDDDDDMDDEEENVPDEDERYVPGEESSSPSRSQDYDRRHNTGDPTPRYIEIEDSILREILSPRSPRRGFKLSQNSEDRSPFRDRSKSPQRKARSPSPKRAWEVPNTLPLPPRPVKDIKPCDHKLSNTDNPEIKKWLRHKNALIRRERKAELQKEREKQRAAEASSQKRVERLVESEEFYDTWVKQKKKDLRRKHRDERRLAKEERRRQEEERARREKLFQEKINMSVSSFGERVPTPRKEKQIRKQSGKSIGEDNSPKTKLNIRKAKDKGSEIDGQQRFPSSNPFKGVTYDEWMKQKMKQDEINKKKERQKKKIDPDLEDIIPQVAKERIERAKSGKGRRVSSALGKEKDERPECDRAATEKTDAPKPYRWSNDSTSTSDKHSKQSSAHGKGGLHRPSTAKNHLRNAPHQERVPSTNPGKVHGPRVFSPSFARPEPQGSESNDDHSEHNGNKGKPILHRNTAGKNDKVGNQNEEGLVWEKALVKANPAQPVADPEDLSIFLTEFDG; encoded by the coding sequence ATGTCAGGCTTCAAGGCCAAGCACCAAGCACTGCAGATTCTGCAGCGTCTTGCATCTGGTGAAAAGCTTCCAGGCAAGGAGAGAAACCCAACTTTCTCACCTCGGAAACCTGGCATCAGGAACTCGGATGATATCCTCAAGGAAAAGTACAATGAACTTGCCGAGCTGGTGGCCCTGCAGCGCCTTGAAAAGCAGGCAGTGTCATCTTTGCAGAAGATGTATGTCAGTCCACCGAAAGGGGAGAGGAGATCTCGGAGGAGAAGAAGGGATGGAGAAACGAGGACGAAGAGGAAGGAGGATAACgaaaggaaagaatcaaagaagCAGAGGCCAATGTCTGCTTCATCCACATCATCCTATTCATCTTCTGCATCATTTACCTCAAGGGCATCCTCAATGTCAAATTCTTCGAGGTCATCTTCAATGTCATCTAGGTCAAATGTATCAAGATCATCTGCTTCATCAAATACTTCAAGGGCATCCACAATGTCAAATTCCTCAAGGTCATCCACAAGGTCAAAGTCATCATCTACTCCAAAACCAGTTGAGAGGCACTTTGTCACCATTgtagaggaggaagaggaagaggaagttGTGAATCAAGATGACATCAAGGAAAGACAGGTTGTCCAGTTTGACAAAGACCTAGCTCAAGAGAACAAGGAGGAAGCCGAGCGCAAGAAGGAGGCCTCAAAACGTAGAAGGCAGGTTTCGTTTGTCCTGGAAACGCAGGAAAAgagcagtgatgatgatgacgatatgGATGATGAAGAAGAGAATGTTCCTGATGAGGATGAGAGATATGTCCCTGGAGAGGAGAGTTCATCTCCTTCTAGGTCGCAGGATTATGATAGAAGGCATAATACAGGTGATCCCACACCTCGTTACATTGAGATTGAGGATAGTATACTGAGGGAGATTCTCAGTCCAAGGTCTCCTCGTCGTGGTTTTAAGTTATCACAGAATTCAGAGGACAGATCACCATTCAGGGATAGATCGAAATCACCCCAACGGAAAGCACGTAGTCCATCCCCGAAGAGGGCATGGGAAGTACCAAACACTTTACCGCTTCCCCCAAGACCTGTCAAAGACATAAAACCCTGTGATCATAAGTTGAGCAACACCGACAATCCTGAAATAAAGAAGTGGCTGCGTCACAAGAATGCTCTGATTCGACGGGAGAGGAAGGCAGAGTTgcagaaagagagggagaagcAAAGAGCTGCAGAGGCATCTAGTCAGAAACGGGTTGAAAGGCTTGTGGAATCTGAGGAATTCTATGATACCTGGGTGAAGCAGAAGAAAAAAGACCTGAGGAGGAAGCACAGAGATGAACGTCGTCTTGCCAAAGAGGAAAGGAGGagacaagaagaagaaagggcTAGAAGAGAAAAACTATTCCAGGAAAAGATCAACATGTCCGTTTCTTCTTTTGGTGAGAGAGTCCCGACACCAAGAAAAGAGAAACAGATAAGGAAGCAGTCTGGGAAATCCATAGGTGAAGACAACAGTCCCAAGACCAAATTGAATATTAGAAAAGCGAAAGACAAGGGTTCGGAAATTGATGGACAGCAGAGATTTCCATCTTCGAATCCTTTCAAGGGAGTGACGTATGATGAATGGATGAAGCAAAAGATGAAGCAAGATGAGATTaacaaaaagaaggaaagacaaaagaaaaagattgatCCTGACTTGGAGGACATCATCCCACAGGTTGCTAAAGAAAGGATTGAAAGAGCCAAGAGTGGGAAGGGGAGGAGGGTCAGCAGTGCTTTGGGAAAGGAGAAGGATGAGAGACCGGAATGCGATCGTGCTGCAACCGAAAAGACGGATGCGCCAAAACCTTACAGGTGGTCCAACGATTCTACAAGCACCTCCGATAAACATTCCAAACAAAGCAGTGCACACGGCAAAGGGGGACTTCACAGACCATCCACTGCTAAAAATCACCTCCGCAATGCACCCCACCAAGAGAGGGTACCATCGACCAATCCTGGCAAGGTTCATGGTCCTAGAGTCTTTTCACCGTCTTTCGCCCGTCCAGAGCCGCAGGGAAGTGAGAGTAACGATGATCATTCGGAACATAATGGAAATAAGGGTAAGCCAATACTGCATAGAAACACGGCTGGTAAGAATGATAAGGTTGGCAATCAAAACGAAGAAGGTCTTGTCTGGGAAAAGGCTTTGGTGAAAGCAAACCCTGCACAGCCAGTTGCAGACCCTGAAGACTTGTCAATCTTTTTAACAGAATTCGATGGGTAG